In Hippoglossus stenolepis isolate QCI-W04-F060 chromosome 20, HSTE1.2, whole genome shotgun sequence, the following are encoded in one genomic region:
- the tlr5a gene encoding toll-like receptor 5: MWTLSPQLAFIGLYLQVTACYPSCTLYGLVAACQFGGHYWVPALPPNITHLYLPMNYISEINSTSLRQYEQLQELDLGMQRVQLVIRNDTFVRQRKLTKLVLGLNIELQLEPRAFAGLLKLQQLFLDGCRLNESILADSYLQSLFSLEKLDLLGNNIERLKPGLFFSRLTNFTHLDLKLNPIKRLCEEDLVGFRGKYFTILNLNSNHLARMYDGDFDEGSCGNPFRDMAFNTLDLSTNGFNVYQTRRFFNAIQGTPIANLIFSGIIGRGFSFENLPDPDESTFEGLSNSTVNVFNLSDNFIFVLQKDIFSPLKTAIIIDISKNKINQINKNAFNGLQGHLRMLNLSSNLLGEIYSHTFANLEDLRVLDLSYNHIGALGYRAFSDLPKLRALFLTGNSLRELGSPASLPNLDFLLLGDNKLKSLYSIADLGMNSIHVDVRENRLTNLEDVYRIVTDFKRLQNFFYSSNFIKGCTLNKNITIPYNNTLQVLDLSDSSLQIIWAQGKCLDLFDHFNNLLGLSISSNLLTALPQGIFRGLSSMTELDLSTNSLTFLQPDVFPVSLKQVDLSNNFLANPDPMTFQSLLFLSLAENRFYCDCNLESFLQWLNATNVTFLSPAEGYRCEFPAALRNLPLLDYATIVEPCEKDDEKAIQDLKFALFIFSALLIITVTLSGVVYARLRGHIFVIYKKIVGRVLEGPKVAPPFEEMQYDVFFCFSNSDYKWVEAALLNKLDNQFSEENVLHCCFEARDFLPGEDHLTNIRDAIWGSRKTVCVISKEFLKDGWCLEAFTLAQSRMVEELKNVLILLVIGKVAHYNLMRYNAIREFVKKREYLTWPEDPQDLDWFYERLITQILRNTEMKKFAEDKPQPAQPQPQNEDKVELEDIRAVAM, encoded by the exons ATGTGGACACTGAGCCCTCAGTTGGCCTTCATTGGTTTATACCtacag GTAACCGCATGCTACCCATCATGCACTTTGTATGGCCTTGTAGCTGCTTGCCAATTTGGGGGTCACTACTGGGTTCCTGCGCTGCCTCCCAACATCACCCACCTGTACCTGCCAATGAACTACATCAGTGAGATCAACAGCACCTCGCTCAGACAGTACGAGCAGCTGCAAGAATTAGATCTGGGCATGCAGAGAGTGCAGCTCGTCATCAGGAACGACACTTTCGTCAGACAGAGAAAACTGACCAAGTTGGTTCTAGGCCTCAACATTGAGCTTCAGCTGGAGCCGAGGGCATTTGCAGGACTGCTCAAATTGCAACAGCTGTTTTTGGACGGTTGCAGATTGAATGAGTCCATCCTGGCCGACAGCTACCTGCAGAGCCTTTTCTCCTTAGAAAAGCTTGATCTCTTAGGGAACAATATAGAGAGACTCAAACCTGGACTGTTCTTTTCAAGACTCactaatttcacacacttagACCTCAAATTGAATCCGATCAAAAGATTGTGTGAAGAGGATCTTGTTGGCTTCAGGGGGAAATACTTCACAATCCTGAACCTGAACTCCAACCACTTGGCTAGAATGTATGATGGCGACTTTGACGAGGGAAGTTGTGGAAACCCTTTCAGAGATATGGCCTTTAATACCTTGGACTTATCAACCAACGGCTTCAACGTCTACCAAACAAGACGATTTTTCAATGCGATACAGGGGACTCCGATCGCTAATCTCATATTCTCTGGAATCATAGGTCGAGGCTTTTCATTTGAGAACTTACCTGATCCAGATGAAAGCACATTCGAAGGCCTCTCGAACAGCACCGTTAACGTCTTTAATCTGTCTGAcaactttatatttgttttgcagaAGGATATTTTCAGTCCCCTGAAGACTGCGATAATCATTGACAtttccaaaaacaaaatcaatcagATCAACAAAAATGCCTTCAATGGTCTTCAGGGACATTTAAGGATGCTCAATCTTTCATCCAACCTACTCGGAGAAATATATTCCCACACGTTCGCCAATCTGGAAGACTTAAGAGTACTGGACTTGTCTTACAACCACATCGGTGCGTTGGGATACCGAGCCTTCAGTGATCTTCCTAAATTACGAGCGTTATTTCTGACAGGGAACTCGCTGCGAGAGCTGGGTTCTCCGGCATCATTACCAAACCTAGATTTTCTCCTTTTGGGTGACAACAAGTTGAAGTCACTGTATAGTATTGCTGACTTGGGTATGAACAGCATCCATGTGGACGTCAGGGAAAACCGATTAACGAACTTGGAGGATGTTTATCGAATAGTGACTGATTTCAAGCGTCTCCAGAATTTCTTCTACAGCAGCAACTTCATCAAGGGGTGCACACTAAACAAGAATATTACAATACCCTATAATAATACTTTGCAAGTGTTAGATCTTAGTGACAGTTCCCTGCAGATAATTTGGGCACAGGGGAAATGCCTTGAcctgtttgatcattttaataatcTTCTTGGCCTCAGTATAAGCTCTAACTTGCTCACCGCACTCCCACAAGGGATTTTCAGAGGCCTCAGCTCGATGACAGAACTAGACCTCTCGACTAATTCCTTGACCTTCCTGCAGCCGGATGTCTTTCCGGTCAGCCTGAAACAAGTTGACCTCTCGAACAACTTCCTAGCCAACCCGGATCCTATGACTTTTCagtctctcctctttctcagcCTGGCAGAGAATCGGTTCTACTGTGATTGTAATCTGGAGAGCTTCTTGCAATGGCTCAATGCGACAAATGTAACCTTCCTGAGCCCAGCCGAGGGTTACAGATGTGAGTTTCCAGCTGCTCTCCGTAACCTTCCCCTGCTGGACTACGCCACCATCGTAGAACCATGTGAGAAGGACGATGAAAAGGCAATCCAAGATCTTAAGTTTgccctcttcatcttctctgcCCTCCTTATTATCACTGTCACCCTGAGTGGGGTCGTCTACGCCCGTCTCAGAGGGCACATATTCGTGATCTACAAGAAGATCGTCGGAAGGGTTCTCGAGGGGCCGAAAGTTGCGCCTCCTTTCGAAGAGATGCAGTACGACGTCTTCTTCTGCTTCAGCAACAGCGACTATAAGTGGGTGGAGGCTGCTTTACTGAATAAACTTGACAACCAGTTTTCAGAGGAGAACGTCTTACACTGTTGTTTCGAGGCCAGAGACTTCCTGCCCGGTGAGGATCACTTGACAAACATCAGAGATGCCATCTGGGGCAGCAGGAAGACCGTGTGCGTCATCTCCAAGGAGTTCCTCAAAG ATGGCTGGTGCCTGGAGGCGTTTACCTTGGCCCAAAGCCGgatggtggaggagctgaaaaaCGTCCTGATTCTGCTGGTGATAGGGAAG GTGGCTCACTACAACCTGATGAGGTACAATGCAATCAGAGAATTCGTGAAGAAGAGAGAGTACCTGACATGGCCAGAGGACCCTCAGGACCTGGACTGGTTTTATGAGCGACTGATCACACAGATCCTCAGAAACACCGAGATGAAGAAGTTTGCAGAGGACAAACCTCAGCCTGCGCAGCCGCAGCCTCAGAATGAGGACAAAGTCGAGCTGGAGGACATCCGAGCTGTTGCCATGTGA